One segment of Kogia breviceps isolate mKogBre1 chromosome 14, mKogBre1 haplotype 1, whole genome shotgun sequence DNA contains the following:
- the LOC131741451 gene encoding small ribosomal subunit protein eS27-like, with amino-acid sequence MPLATVLLHPPPEEEKRRRKKKHLVQSPNSYFMDVKCPGCYKITTVFSHARTIVLCVGCSTVLCQPTGGKARLTEGCSFRHKQH; translated from the coding sequence ATGCCTCTCGCAACGGTTCTCCTTCATCCCCCTCcagaagaggagaagaggagaCGCAAGAAGAAGCACCTGGTGCAGAGCCCCAACTCCTATTTCATGGATGTGAAATGCCCAGGATGCTATAAAATCACCACCGTCTTTAGCCACGCACGGACAATAGTTTTGTGTGTTGGTTGCTCTACTGTCCTCTGCCAGCCTACAGGAGGAAAAGCAAGGCTTACTGAAGGGTGCTCCTTCAGACATAAGCAGCACTAA